From a region of the Deinococcus ruber genome:
- a CDS encoding protein kinase domain-containing protein — protein sequence MLSRDGSQGAFSVGYLVQHPAGHLGFLKAVDLSATFQELNVTVALQEVTERHNFEVALLESCWHLSRVVSAITHGQVRVAGALVPVPYVILERADADVRAHLSTHTCDAAWILRCLHHITVGLRQLHSARFAHNDLKPANVLLFSAVGAKLGDLGKAVDEVGRSPFTEERFPGEYQYAPPEVLYLEQQPDLWLHRLRCDLYQLGGLMTFLFTQRHFNDYLYAALDLSLRSGFLGGPVLGEFPQVLPYLLEAFDRALAQIAVDLRSSLPAALIPEVIRSLRELCFPDPARRGHPRHVQGRHAANLEQYVSLFNRLAVEAELRLRLQPT from the coding sequence GTGCTGTCGCGCGATGGTTCTCAGGGCGCCTTCTCGGTTGGCTACCTGGTGCAGCATCCGGCAGGACACCTTGGATTCCTGAAAGCCGTGGATCTATCCGCCACGTTTCAGGAGCTGAACGTCACCGTGGCCCTCCAGGAAGTCACCGAACGGCACAACTTCGAGGTGGCCCTGCTTGAATCATGCTGGCATCTAAGCCGAGTTGTTTCTGCCATCACACATGGGCAGGTGAGAGTCGCGGGCGCACTGGTGCCGGTGCCGTACGTCATCCTTGAGCGTGCGGACGCCGACGTTCGAGCACATCTTTCGACGCACACCTGTGACGCTGCCTGGATTCTGCGGTGTTTACATCACATCACAGTCGGGCTGCGGCAACTGCACTCCGCCCGGTTCGCGCACAATGATTTGAAACCCGCCAACGTGCTGCTGTTCAGCGCTGTGGGGGCGAAGCTGGGAGATCTCGGCAAGGCGGTCGATGAGGTGGGGCGCTCTCCTTTCACGGAGGAGCGCTTCCCGGGAGAGTACCAATACGCGCCCCCGGAGGTGCTGTACCTGGAGCAACAACCTGACCTCTGGTTACACCGTCTGCGGTGTGACCTGTATCAGTTAGGGGGCCTCATGACCTTCCTGTTCACCCAGCGGCACTTCAATGACTACCTGTATGCAGCCCTGGATCTGTCACTTCGCTCGGGCTTTCTGGGTGGGCCGGTGCTGGGAGAATTTCCTCAGGTGCTGCCGTATCTGCTGGAGGCGTTTGATCGCGCATTGGCGCAGATTGCCGTCGACCTTCGTTCCAGCCTGCCCGCAGCGCTCATTCCGGAGGTCATACGCAGTCTTCGCGAACTCTGCTTCCCTGACCCGGCGCGCCGCGGTCATCCTCGACATGTGCAGGGACGGCATGCCGCCAACCTGGAGCAGTACGTCAGCCTTTTTAACCGCTTGGCGGTCGAGGCGGAACTGCGGCTGCGGCTTCAGCCAACATGA
- a CDS encoding DUF305 domain-containing protein, translated as MSGMSMGSMDMTKMSSMATSSLEMLSGKAFDRAFLSMMIPHHQAAVDMSKAVLPLSKDAMVKSWANNIIKSQQQEISIMMALLKPLGGTDPKMTAMMDSMKGMGAMVKKAKNPDVAFVQGMLPHHSSAIDMAKVALQRSSDPQVLKLAEDIVVAQAKEMHDFRIWLLKR; from the coding sequence ATGTCCGGAATGTCCATGGGCAGCATGGACATGACCAAGATGAGCAGCATGGCAACGTCCAGCCTCGAGATGCTGAGTGGCAAGGCGTTTGACCGTGCGTTTCTCAGCATGATGATTCCGCATCATCAGGCCGCCGTAGACATGTCCAAGGCCGTCCTCCCGCTCAGCAAGGACGCCATGGTCAAGAGCTGGGCGAACAACATCATCAAGTCTCAGCAGCAGGAAATCAGCATCATGATGGCCCTGCTGAAACCGCTCGGCGGAACCGATCCCAAGATGACCGCCATGATGGACAGCATGAAGGGAATGGGCGCGATGGTCAAGAAGGCCAAGAATCCTGACGTCGCCTTCGTGCAGGGCATGCTGCCGCATCACTCGTCCGCGATCGACATGGCGAAGGTCGCGTTGCAGCGCAGCAGTGATCCGCAGGTGCTGAAGCTCGCCGAGGACATCGTGGTCGCACAGGCCAAAGAAATGCACGACTTCCGCATCTGGCTGTTGAAACGGTGA
- a CDS encoding response regulator transcription factor has protein sequence MVKVLVVDDDPAILEILTAYLERSGYDVTTSMNGLDAEHLLGKVDVAILDWMLPGQSGVDLTRHARASYPNLPLLLLTARGDEDDRVHGLKSGADDYVVKPFSPREVVARVEALLRRANVRDVITLGSLVIGAQARTVTLAGADLSLSRTEFELLLTLARHSGIAFSRERLLERVWGVEFAGTERVVDVNIQMLRRKLGDDPDAPTFIETVRGFGYRFKDEDL, from the coding sequence ATGGTGAAAGTGTTGGTGGTAGACGACGACCCTGCGATTCTCGAAATCCTAACGGCCTACCTGGAACGCAGCGGGTACGACGTGACTACGTCCATGAACGGTCTGGACGCGGAACACCTGCTCGGGAAGGTCGATGTCGCCATCCTCGACTGGATGCTGCCCGGTCAGAGTGGCGTCGATCTGACACGCCATGCCCGCGCCAGCTACCCGAACCTTCCGCTGCTGCTGCTCACCGCCCGGGGAGATGAGGACGACCGGGTGCATGGCCTGAAATCCGGAGCGGATGACTACGTGGTCAAGCCGTTCAGTCCGAGGGAAGTGGTCGCGCGGGTCGAAGCGCTCCTCCGGAGGGCGAATGTCCGGGACGTCATCACGCTCGGATCACTGGTGATCGGCGCGCAGGCGCGAACCGTGACCCTGGCAGGGGCAGATCTGTCGCTCAGCCGCACCGAGTTCGAGTTGCTGCTCACCCTGGCCCGGCATTCCGGCATTGCGTTCAGCCGGGAGCGGCTGCTGGAACGCGTCTGGGGCGTGGAGTTCGCGGGAACCGAGCGGGTGGTCGACGTCAACATCCAGATGCTTCGCCGGAAGCTGGGAGACGACCCGGACGCCCCCACCTTCATTGAAACGGTACGCGGGTTCGGCTACCGTTTCAAAGATGAAGACCTATAA
- a CDS encoding sensor histidine kinase, with protein MRLLPRLFLSHTSVVVLTVVSLFVLAEVLAPAFIRHHVEEMVALIGPAGLSLREDLSRGMRTTFTGALLLASGIALGVAFVSAYLAARRVVRAVRQLSGGSLAIAEGNYLRRLPEEGQDELTELARNFNRMARALADVEASRIELITNVAHELRTPLTALQGYAEALNDGILPPEHVSAAILRETRAMERLTNDLSLVSRVEAGKIELTLHPVVVANLLMTVQERFLLLAENRHLTLQLEAPGPALLVQADAERASQVLANLVTNALKYTPAGGTVRVFTVVSTKTVAIHVQDDGPGLSAEEQRRIFERFYRTDHSRSRSTGSGGGSGVGLTIARGLARAMAGDVIVTSTPAAGSTFIFILPAVLP; from the coding sequence GTGCGTCTGCTGCCTCGCCTGTTCCTGTCGCACACCTCGGTGGTGGTGCTCACGGTGGTATCGCTGTTCGTGCTGGCCGAGGTGCTGGCACCCGCCTTCATTCGTCATCATGTCGAGGAGATGGTGGCGCTGATCGGCCCGGCCGGGTTGTCGCTCCGCGAAGATCTCAGCCGGGGGATGCGCACCACCTTTACCGGTGCGCTGTTGCTGGCGTCCGGGATCGCCTTGGGAGTCGCCTTCGTGAGTGCGTATCTGGCCGCGCGGCGGGTGGTGCGGGCGGTGCGGCAATTAAGTGGAGGCAGTCTGGCCATCGCGGAGGGCAATTACCTGCGGCGACTTCCGGAGGAAGGCCAGGACGAACTGACGGAACTCGCGCGCAACTTCAACCGCATGGCCCGCGCGCTGGCAGATGTGGAAGCGTCCCGCATCGAACTGATCACCAATGTCGCGCATGAACTGCGCACGCCCCTCACAGCCCTGCAGGGGTACGCGGAGGCCCTGAATGACGGCATTCTGCCCCCAGAGCACGTGTCGGCCGCCATTCTGAGAGAAACCCGGGCCATGGAGCGGCTCACCAACGATCTGAGTCTGGTCTCGCGGGTTGAGGCAGGCAAGATCGAACTGACGCTCCATCCGGTCGTGGTTGCGAACCTCCTGATGACGGTGCAGGAGCGCTTCCTGCTGCTGGCGGAGAATCGTCACCTGACGTTGCAGCTCGAAGCACCTGGCCCGGCCCTGCTGGTGCAGGCCGATGCGGAACGCGCGTCGCAGGTGTTGGCGAACCTGGTGACCAACGCGCTGAAGTACACCCCCGCTGGCGGCACCGTGCGGGTCTTCACGGTGGTCAGCACGAAGACCGTAGCGATTCACGTGCAGGACGACGGGCCGGGACTGAGTGCCGAGGAGCAGCGGCGCATCTTCGAGCGCTTCTACCGCACCGATCACTCGCGTTCGCGCAGTACCGGTAGCGGTGGCGGCAGCGGCGTCGGCCTGACCATTGCACGGGGTCTGGCCCGCGCCATGGCCGGCGACGTGATCGTCACATCCACGCCCGCAGCGGGCAGCACCTTCATCTTCATCCTCCCCGCTGTCCTGCCGTGA